ACGGGGTGAGGGGGAGATAGCTTTCCGCTCTGACATTCGCGGGCGAGGCTCGCCTCGCCCGCGGCGCTTGAAGGTGATCCCGGAGTGTTCAGTGAACGGGCACAGATCCGAGACGTTCGATTCGCGCCGCGTCACCTACACGATCGAGGTGGACGGCGAGCTGGTGGTGATCGCGCACGTTTCCGCCCGGGTGAACGTAAAGACGGGCGAGCGCTTCTTCGCGCCGGAGACACTCGAGCGGCTCCAGGAGATCGTGTGGGAGCGCCACGCGCCGTCCCGAACGATCGAGGCGCCGGTGTTCGAGTTCGCCGCGTGATGCTCTGCTTTCCGGCCTACAACACACGTCCGGCGTTCACCCTCGCCCTCGGCGCCGCGCTGGCGCTGGGGGCGTGCGGCTCGCGCCCCGGCACCGTGGTGGGCGACGCGTACATCGTCACCGAGTCGGGGCAGGAGGTGAGCCTGGGGGAGATGCCGGTGCGGCTCATCCCCGAGTCGCCGGCCATCGACACGCTTCTGGAGAAGGCCTGCCCCCGCCCGCGCTACCGCCGCGCCGAGCCGGAGACGCTCGACTCGGCCGCGTACGCACGTGCCTGGCAGCAGCGCGCGCAGATCCTCTCGCCGCAGGTAGCTCGCACCACGCGCGCGGACCGGGCCGCGCACTTCGCGTTCGACACCGTCGCACCAGGGAGGTATCGCCTCTGGGCCGACACCTCGTATGGCGGCACGCGCTGGACCTGGCTGGCCCCTGTGAAGGTCGAGTCCGGCGACAGCGTCCGCATCGCCCTCAGCAACGCCAACCCCGACGAGAACCCGTTCCGCTGCAGGAGTTGATGCGCGGGACGGGCGATCTTTGTCCTCACGCGGAGGGCGCGGAGGACGCAGAGAAATGCATTCGAATCCTCTGCGTTCTCCGCGCCCTCCGCGTGAGACTTCCTTCCGTGAATCTCCGCGCGCGGCGCTCGCGTAGAAGCGCCATCACCATCACCGCACACCACCCGCACCAGACCCGCAGATGAGCCCGGAACAGCTCGAGATGCTGGCGCCGCTGATCGGCTTCGCCATCGCCGCGTTCGTCGTCTCCATCCCCGTGATCGCGTTCAGCGCGCGCTTCGCCATCAAGCCCGTGGTGGACGCGCTCATCCGGCTGCGCGAGGCGCAGACGAAGACGGGCGCGTCCAGCGAGATGCTGGCCATGCAGGACCGCCGGCTGGCTTTGCTGGAGAGCGAGATGCAGCACATCGGCGCGTCGCTCGACCGGCTGATCGAGGCGCAGGAGTTCCACGCCCGCCTGGGCGCGCCGCAGACCGGCTCGCTCGCCGCGCCGCGCGCCGCGAAGGAGGAGACCCCGGCGCACTGACCGGCATCGCCCGGCCGCCTAACGACCGCGCGGCGGCGGGTGTCTGGTGGAGCGAAGGCGGACGGCCCGCGACGGCGCGGGCCGTCCGCACGTCCGCAAGCGGCCGCGGCGGCAGCAGAACGTCGCATCGGGGAACATCTCCCGCCGTTCGTGGTATCCGCGTGGCCCGTTCGCACCCATCCTGGAGGGACCCCAGTGCACGATCGCAGGCTTTCCTTCCGCGCCGCGCTCGCGGCCGCGGCGCTGCTCGTTCCGCTCGCGGCCGCGCCGGCGCGCGCGCAGGTGGCGCTCATCCCCGACAACAACATGAGCGCCGAGCAGATGCGCTTCCGCGCCGAGGCCATGGCGCTGGCCACGGAGACGCTGAACGCCTGGCGCACCGCCTGGGAGGCGGACGACGTGCGCGGGCTGATGCGTCTCTACCAGAAGGACGCGCTGCTGGTGCTTCCCGGCGTCGGCACGCCGTCGCAGGGCACGCGGGCCATCGAGCAGGCGCTGCAGTCCGGCCTGCCGCGGCTGGGCAAGGTGGATCTGGCGACCGTGGACGCGGCGGTGGACGACCACCTGCTCTACATCTACCAGAAGTTCGTGGTGGAGCCCGGCACCGACGCGGGCGCCGCCGGCACCGCCACGCTGGTGATGCAGCGCGAGGGAAGCCGCTGGAAGATCCGCGCGCAGATCTTCTCGCCCGAGCCGGCGCTGGCCGTGTCCGGGAACGCCGCCACCCCCGCGCAGGCCGCCGACACGCAGTAGCGCGGCCGCGATCCGCATCCCCACGACCGCCGCCCGGCACCGCGCCGGGCGGCGGTTCTGGTTTCTCGTTTCACCCATCCGCCGTATACTCCGTTCAACCTGCGAATCCATCCACCGCCTCGAACGGGGTCCCCATGCTTACGCGATACGATCCCGACCGCGCACCCGAGCCGACCCGCTGGCTGGCCACCCCGGAGGACCAGAGACTCGAGATCATCCGCCGGTTCCACAGGAAGGCGGGGATCCGGATCCCGAACATGACCGTGCACGTGGTGCTGCACTCCATCGTCGAGAACCAGGTGGCGCTGGGCGACGAAACGCCGGTGGCGGCAACGCTCGCGCGGCTGATGCGCGAGGGACTGACGCGCCACGATGCGATCCACGCCGTGGCCACCGTGCTCCTCCGGCACATGACGGCGCTCATGGAGGACGAGGTTCCCGAAGGAGAGGATCCGAACGTCCGCTACTTCGCCGAGCTGGAGGAGCTCACGGCCGATGCATGGCTCGCGAGCGCGGAATAGCCCGACCGACAAAGTGCCCCGGCCACGTCTCGCGCGTGCCGAGCCTCCGGTTATCTTCCCCCCGTCGCTGATCCGGAACCGATCACCCTCGGAGCACTCATGCCGGTCGGCTTCGACCAGGTGCGGGAGATGGCGATGGCGCTGCCGGGCGTCACCGAGGGGGTGGCGATGGGCACGCCGGCCTTCTACGTGCGCAAGCTGTTCTTCATGCGGCTGAAGGAAGACGGCGAGACGCTGGTGCTGCGCATCAACCTGTTCGAGCGCGAATACCTGCTCCAAGCCGAGCCCGACGCGTACTTCGTGACCGACCACTACCGCGAGTACCCGGTGGTGCTGGCCCGTCTCCCCGCGCTGAGCGTGGAGCGGCTGCGCCCGCGCATCGAGGACGCGTGGCGGATGCGGGCGCCCAAGCGGCTGGCCGACGAATACGACCGGCGCGCGTCCGCCTGACCGCATCGGATCTCATCCTCCCGAATCCCCCGACGGATGCCCGACGAGTCGCTCGCCCTGCTGACCGCCACGGAGATGGCCCGCCGCGTCCGCGCGCGCGAGGTGTCGCCGGTCGACGTCCTCGACGCCTGCCTGGCGCGCGTGGAGCGCCTGGACCCCGCCATCAACGCCATCGTCACGCACAACCCGCGCGCCCGCGACGAGGCGCGCGAGCTGGAGCGCCGCATCGCCGCGGGCGAGGACGCGGGCCCGCTGGCCGGCGTGCCGGTGGGGATCAAGGACGTGACGCAGGTGGGAGGCGTGCGCTGCACCTTCGGCTCGCCGCTGTTCAGCGAGCACGTGCCCGGGGAGGACGCGCTGGTGGTGCGGCGGCTGCGCGCGGCGGGCGCGGTGATCCTGGGGAAGACGAACTGCCCCGAGTTCGCCGCGGGGGGCAACACCTTCAACGAGGTGTTCGGCCGCACGCGCAACCCGTGGAACCCGGAGCGCAGCGCGGGGGGATCGACCGGCGGCGGCGCGGCCGGGCTGGCCACGGGGATGATCGCGCTGGCGGAGGGGACGGACCTGGGCGGCTCGCTGCGCATCCCCGCGTCGTTCTGCGGGGTCGTCGGCCTGCGCCCGTCCGTCGGCCTCGTCCCCACCGTGCCGAGCGACTACGCGTGGGACACGCTGCAGGTGACCGGGCCGATGGCGCGCACCGCCGAGGACGTCGCGCTGATGCTGCAGGCCGTCGCCGGCCCCTCGCCGGAAGCGCCGCTCTCGCAGCCCGTCACCGGACGCGACTTCGTCGGCGCGGTGCGCGCGGCGGACGCGAAGGGGCTGCGCATCGCCTACTGCCGCGACATCGCGGGGATCGGGATCGACGCCGAGGTGGAGCGCGTCTGCCGCGAGGCCGCGTTCGCGCTGGAGCAAGCGGGGGCGACGGTGGAGGAGATCGACCTCGACCTCTCCTACGGGCGGAAGGCGTTCCTGGCGCTGCGGGGGCTGTGGTTCGTCTCCATGCTCCATCCCCATCTCGACAAGCTGGACCGCTTCGGCGTGAACGTCGCCAACAACATCCGCTCGGGGCTGGGCACCTCGGTCGAGGAGATCGGCGCGGCGGAGCAGGCGCGCAAGCGGATGCGCGAGCAGTTCGCCGGGCTCTTCGCCCGCTTCGACCACCTGCTGACGCCCACGATGGCCGTCCCCCCCTTCCCCGTGGTCGAGAACTTCCCGCGCACGGTGGGCGGGCGGGAGATGGAGACGTACGTGGACTGGATCGCGCCGACGTTCGTGCTGAGCCTGACCGGCCTCCCCGTGGGCTCCGTGCCCGCAGGGGTGGATGGGGAAGGGATGCCGTGCGCGCTGCAGGTGGTCGGCGCGCCGTTCGGCGAGGAGCGCGTCCTCGCGCTCCAGGCGGTCATGCAGCAGCTCCGCCCGCTCCCCCTCCCCATCGAGCCGCGCGCCGCGACGCCCGCGTAGATCATCGTCCGCCCACCCGAATCCCGGAGCCGCAACGGATGCGCATCGCCCTCGCCCTCCTGCTCCTCGTCACCCCCGCCTGCGCGGGCCGGCAGCCGGCGCCGGGAACCCCGTCGGCGGCGGTCGTGGGGATCTGGCGCGTGACCCAGGTGAACGGGCGCGACCTTCCCGCCGCCTCGCCGCAGGAGGCGAACGTGACGGTGGAGCGCGCGTCGCTGATGCTGCAGGCGAACCGCAACTACACGCTCAGCATCACCGCGCGCACCGGCCAGGCGCCGGCGTCGGAGCGCTCGCAGTCCGGCACCTGGTCGGCCGGCGAGAGCACGCTGACGCTGAGCCCCGACGGCGCGCGGCCCACGCGCTTCGACTACCGGTTCTCGGCCGGCACGCTGACCCTGCGCGAGGGCAGCACCGTCTACACGCTCGTGCGGAGCTGAGGCGTGCCCGACATCCCCGCGCGCGACGCATCATCGATCCAGACCCGGCGGCACCGTGGAGTCGCGGAGACGCCCCTTGCCTCTCGCGCCGCTGTCCGATCGACGCTCGC
The nucleotide sequence above comes from Longimicrobium sp.. Encoded proteins:
- a CDS encoding lipocalin family protein produces the protein MRIALALLLLVTPACAGRQPAPGTPSAAVVGIWRVTQVNGRDLPAASPQEANVTVERASLMLQANRNYTLSITARTGQAPASERSQSGTWSAGESTLTLSPDGARPTRFDYRFSAGTLTLREGSTVYTLVRS
- a CDS encoding nuclear transport factor 2 family protein codes for the protein MHDRRLSFRAALAAAALLVPLAAAPARAQVALIPDNNMSAEQMRFRAEAMALATETLNAWRTAWEADDVRGLMRLYQKDALLVLPGVGTPSQGTRAIEQALQSGLPRLGKVDLATVDAAVDDHLLYIYQKFVVEPGTDAGAAGTATLVMQREGSRWKIRAQIFSPEPALAVSGNAATPAQAADTQ
- a CDS encoding amidase produces the protein MPDESLALLTATEMARRVRAREVSPVDVLDACLARVERLDPAINAIVTHNPRARDEARELERRIAAGEDAGPLAGVPVGIKDVTQVGGVRCTFGSPLFSEHVPGEDALVVRRLRAAGAVILGKTNCPEFAAGGNTFNEVFGRTRNPWNPERSAGGSTGGGAAGLATGMIALAEGTDLGGSLRIPASFCGVVGLRPSVGLVPTVPSDYAWDTLQVTGPMARTAEDVALMLQAVAGPSPEAPLSQPVTGRDFVGAVRAADAKGLRIAYCRDIAGIGIDAEVERVCREAAFALEQAGATVEEIDLDLSYGRKAFLALRGLWFVSMLHPHLDKLDRFGVNVANNIRSGLGTSVEEIGAAEQARKRMREQFAGLFARFDHLLTPTMAVPPFPVVENFPRTVGGREMETYVDWIAPTFVLSLTGLPVGSVPAGVDGEGMPCALQVVGAPFGEERVLALQAVMQQLRPLPLPIEPRAATPA
- a CDS encoding MmcQ/YjbR family DNA-binding protein, whose translation is MPVGFDQVREMAMALPGVTEGVAMGTPAFYVRKLFFMRLKEDGETLVLRINLFEREYLLQAEPDAYFVTDHYREYPVVLARLPALSVERLRPRIEDAWRMRAPKRLADEYDRRASA